One Microvirga thermotolerans DNA window includes the following coding sequences:
- the hisG gene encoding ATP phosphoribosyltransferase: MTESSLIIAVPSKGRLQENAAAFFARAGLVFTQSRGARDYRGTLAGVPNVEVAFLSASEIVTRLATGAAHLGITGEDLIREQISDADAAVEILTPLGFGNANVVVAVPQAWIDVRTMADLDEVAADIRARHGYKMRVATKYVNLTRRFFAEKGIADYRIVESLGATEGAPGAGSAELIVDITTTGATLAANALKVLDDGVILRSEANLVASVRAPWSPAAREAASAVLARIAAEEEARTSREIRAALDPDRASGLAGILEDFGATLPFGEPEGRETVIHCKASRVFEIVAGLQNLGARNVTVRAFDYLFRPTNALTERLLRRLG; encoded by the coding sequence ATGACCGAATCCTCCCTCATCATCGCCGTCCCCTCCAAGGGGCGGCTGCAGGAGAACGCCGCCGCCTTCTTCGCGCGGGCGGGGCTGGTCTTCACCCAGTCCCGGGGCGCCCGCGACTATCGCGGGACGCTCGCGGGCGTGCCCAACGTGGAGGTCGCCTTCCTCTCGGCCTCCGAGATCGTCACCCGGCTCGCCACCGGCGCCGCCCATCTCGGCATCACGGGCGAGGACCTGATCCGCGAGCAGATCTCCGATGCCGACGCGGCGGTGGAAATCCTCACGCCCCTGGGCTTCGGGAACGCCAACGTGGTGGTGGCCGTGCCGCAGGCCTGGATCGACGTGCGGACCATGGCCGACCTCGACGAGGTGGCGGCCGACATCCGCGCCCGCCACGGCTACAAGATGCGGGTGGCCACGAAATACGTGAACCTCACCCGCCGGTTCTTCGCGGAGAAGGGCATCGCCGACTACCGGATCGTCGAGAGCCTCGGCGCGACCGAGGGCGCGCCCGGGGCCGGCTCCGCCGAGCTGATCGTCGACATCACCACCACCGGCGCGACCCTTGCGGCCAACGCCCTGAAGGTCCTGGACGACGGCGTGATCCTGCGCTCGGAGGCCAATCTCGTCGCCTCGGTCAGGGCGCCCTGGAGCCCCGCCGCCCGGGAGGCCGCGTCGGCGGTGCTGGCGCGGATCGCCGCGGAGGAGGAGGCCCGCACCAGCCGGGAGATCAGGGCCGCCCTCGACCCGGACCGCGCCTCCGGGCTCGCCGGAATCCTCGAGGATTTCGGCGCCACCCTCCCCTTCGGCGAGCCGGAGGGCCGGGAGACCGTGATCCACTGCAAGGCCTCCCGGGTCTTCGAGATCGTCGCGGGGCTGCAGAACCTCGGCGCCCGCAACGTCACCGTCCGCGCCTTCGACTACCTGTTCCGCCCGACCAACGCCCTCACCGAGCGGCTCCTGCGGCGGCTCGGCTGA
- a CDS encoding ATP phosphoribosyltransferase regulatory subunit, which translates to MTETDAILALIALFEREGYARVEPPVLQPADVFVDLSGEDIRRRMFVTQDASGAELCLRPEYTIPVCLRHLGTHGAEPAGYSYGGPVFRMRPGETGEFLQAGLESIGRRDIAATDAEILGLALEGLERIGLADGRVRLGDMGLLNALVEALGLSPAARRRVIRAIVSGRGLEALSEPDAQAQAEHAGLLAAIEGQAPQAAKAFVEDILSIAGIARVGGRSAGEIAERFLARAANRGGLGDEARAVLERYLAISGDPDQAAEAVRLLAKEAGLDLSQALDLFEERTGFMAARGLDVSAFSFSATFARNLDYYTGFIFEVQDPRRTDGKPVVGGGRYDRLLEHLGAREPIPAVGCSFWLDRIAGSAR; encoded by the coding sequence GTGACGGAGACGGATGCCATTCTTGCGCTGATCGCGCTCTTCGAGCGCGAGGGCTATGCGCGTGTCGAGCCGCCGGTGCTGCAGCCGGCCGACGTGTTCGTCGACCTTTCGGGCGAGGACATCCGGCGGCGCATGTTCGTGACCCAGGACGCGTCCGGCGCCGAGCTGTGCCTGCGCCCGGAATACACCATCCCCGTCTGCCTCCGGCACCTCGGCACCCATGGGGCCGAGCCCGCCGGCTACAGCTACGGCGGGCCGGTCTTCCGCATGCGGCCCGGCGAGACGGGGGAATTCCTCCAGGCGGGCCTCGAATCCATCGGGCGCCGCGACATCGCGGCGACCGACGCCGAGATCCTCGGCCTCGCCCTCGAAGGGCTCGAGCGGATCGGCCTCGCCGACGGGCGCGTCCGCCTCGGCGACATGGGCCTCCTCAACGCCCTCGTCGAGGCCCTGGGCCTCTCCCCCGCGGCCCGTCGGCGCGTGATCCGCGCCATCGTCTCGGGGCGTGGCCTTGAGGCCCTGAGCGAGCCCGATGCGCAGGCCCAGGCGGAGCATGCCGGCCTCCTCGCCGCCATCGAGGGACAGGCTCCCCAGGCCGCCAAGGCCTTCGTGGAGGACATCCTCTCCATCGCCGGAATCGCGAGGGTCGGCGGGCGCAGCGCGGGGGAGATCGCCGAGCGCTTCCTGGCCCGGGCGGCGAATCGCGGCGGGCTCGGCGACGAGGCCCGGGCGGTGCTCGAGCGCTACCTGGCCATCTCCGGCGATCCCGACCAGGCGGCGGAGGCGGTGCGCCTCCTCGCGAAGGAGGCCGGCCTCGACCTGTCGCAGGCCCTCGACCTCTTCGAGGAGCGCACGGGCTTCATGGCCGCACGGGGGCTCGACGTGAGCGCCTTCTCCTTCTCCGCCACCTTCGCCCGCAACCTCGACTACTATACGGGCTTCATCTTCGAGGTGCAGGATCCCCGCCGCACCGACGGCAAGCCCGTGGTGGGCGGCGGGCGCTACGACCGGCTGCTGGAGCATCTCGGCGCCCGCGAGCCGATTCCGGCCGTCGGCTGCTCCTTCTGGCTCGACCGCATCGCAGGAAGCGCCCGATGA